In Nicotiana tabacum cultivar K326 chromosome 2, ASM71507v2, whole genome shotgun sequence, the following proteins share a genomic window:
- the LOC107818685 gene encoding DNA-directed RNA polymerases II, IV and V subunit 11, which produces MNAPDRYERFVVPEGVKKVSYERDTKIINAATFTIEREEHTIGNILRMQLHRDENVLFAGYKLPHPLQYKILLRIQTTSQSSPMQAYNQAINDLDKELDHLKNQFEGELAKHSNNF; this is translated from the exons ATGAATGCTCCAGATCGTTACGAACGATTTGTCGTTCCTGAGGGCGTTAAGAA GGTTTCGTACGAGAGAGACACAAAGATTATAAATGCAGCTACTTTCACCATTGAAAGAGAGGAACACACTATCGGCAACATTCTTCGCAT GCAACTGCATAGGGATGAGAATGTATTATTTGCTGGGTACAAGTTGCCTCATCCTCTTCAGTACAAAATCTTGCTCAGG ATTCAAACAACAAGCCAGTCCTCACCTATGCAGGCATATAACCAGGCTATAAACGATCTTGATAAGGAACTTGATCATCTAAAGAATCAGTTCGAG GGCGAATTGGCCAAGCACTCGAATAACTTTTAA